In Oreochromis aureus strain Israel breed Guangdong linkage group 6, ZZ_aureus, whole genome shotgun sequence, the genomic window CTGATTTTTCCCTCTCACAGTTTGTTCCTCGAGTTCCTGCTTTTGTCGTTCCAGCTCAGGTCGGCAATGTGTACCCTTTCCCTGCTGTCCCTGCAGTCAATGCGGTTAGTGAGGCACTTACTGTTGTggtgttaacaacacaaattgTTGCAGGTTTAAGAGCATCATCTGTCTTGCTTCTTTAGTACCAGGTTCCTTTCATGGGAGTACCCCAAATGGCACCAATGAATGCTCCTCAGCAACCTGCAATGGTAATCAACCTTTCCCTCCAGTGTATCAGTGGTTATTGTTTGCAGAAATATtacatttgctgtttttgtttaggGGAACCCTGCCGGTGCTGCTCCACAGCAGCTTCCAGTTCAGCCTGATCCACTTGGAAGATTCAGGGTAGGAAACAATGAATCTTTAGTCTCATAGGCTGTGCAATATGAATGAAAACTACACTGGCTAAATGTTGCTCTATGACTCCACAGCGCCAGATTATGAAAGCCGAAAACACAGTGAAGAGTACTTTGGATACTCAGGTGAGACTgcgtaaaataaaaaataaaagcaattttaaaaaaattactaaCAGTTTGTAAACATCATGTTCTGCtagaaaaatgattttttttgtctcttattAATTCCTCAGATTCCTTCTTCTGCTCCTTCTGCATCACCAACAGCAGTGCCTTGCAACAAGGATAATTAAGCTGACACCATTACTGTAACATTAGCTTTGAATTGAATCTACAagaaatattgaatattataa contains:
- the scpp9 gene encoding secretory calcium-binding phosphoprotein 9 translates to MKLLLFAAFVATLSYVNAGKTARLLAAMNAGMLNGGLLNGGLLNGANPGMLVGGLNPPIVAGGGAGVIGQPQFAQFVPRVPAFVVPAQVGNVYPFPAVPAVNAYQVPFMGVPQMAPMNAPQQPAMGNPAGAAPQQLPVQPDPLGRFRRQIMKAENTVKSTLDTQIPSSAPSASPTAVPCNKDN